Below is a window of Pseudomonas sp. B21-040 DNA.
GGTGAAGTAGTTGTTGTGACGCGAACGCAGCAGGCCTTTGGCCGGCAGGGCCGGATCGGGCGTGCGGTTCTCGGCAATCGCCGCCACCAGTGCGCGCTGCGCCGGCATGATGATGCGGAACACGTTACCGACCATGATGGTGCCGATGATCGCGCCGACGTGCAGGTAAGCACCGCGTCCGCTGAACACTTTGCTGAAGCCGTAGGCCGCGCCAATGATCAGTACGAACAGGATGAACCCGAGCAGGGCAGGGCGCTTGCCCAGGGCCGAGTCACACAGGAAGGAGTAGACGAACCAGCCGACGAACAGCGAGCCGATGCCCAACAGTACGCCTTCAGGACCGCTCAGGGCGCTGCCCGGTGCCAGCAGGTAGAGCGTCGGGTTGGAGTAGAACACCACGCACAGCAGCGCGATCCCCGACATCCAGGTGAAGTAAGCTTCCCATTTGAACCAGTGCAGGTTGTCCGGCATGGTTGGTGGAGCCAGTTTGTATTTTTCCAGGTGGTAGATACCGCCACCGTGGATTGCCCACAAATCGCCAGCCAGCCCACTTTTCGGGTTGACCCGATTGAGGTTGTTTTCCAGCCAGACGAAATAGAACGACGCACCGATCCAGGCCACGCCAGTAATCATATGAACCCAGCGCACGCTGAGGTTCAGCCATTCCAACAGATGTGCTTCCACAGTCTTTACCTCTCGCCTGTCACTCTGTTGTCGAGTGATCAGACCTTCTCTTATTGGTGGGGGGCGAGGATCAAACGCTCATCCTCTTTGAAAAAATGCTCATCGCAGTTATTGCCTGTGCCACTGCGATCAACCACCAGGAAGTCATCCCGCTTTTCGATCGTCAGCACCGGGTGGTGCCAGACGCCGCGATGGTAATTAATGCCCTGCCTGCCGTTGGTGACGAAGGCGCGGACCAAGCCTGATACAGGTTCATCGCCAAGTGGCGCGACCACGATCAGAAAAGGGTTGCCGAGCAGCGGAATAAACGCCTGGCTGCCCAACGGGTGACGCTCCAGCATGCTGACGGTCAGCGGCATGTCCTGCGCGTCAGCGCGGAAGATGCTGATGATCGCGTTATCTTCTGGCTTCGCGGTTTCCACCGTCGCCAGTTTGTGAAAACGCATGGTCGAACCGTTGTTGATCATGAAGTGATCGCTGCCGTCGGTTTCGATCACGTCACCGAAAGGGGCGAAGGCTTCTTTGGTCAGCGGTTCAATCGTCAGTGTGCGCATGCTGTTCTTATCCGAATTCTGTGTTTGATCGTTCCCACGCTCTGCGTGGGAATGCCTCACCGGACGCTCCGCGTCCACTCTGTGACGCAGAGCGTCACGGGATGCGTTCCCACGCAGAACGTGGGAACGATCATTTAGGTTCACCCTTATTTAGCGACCTTGCCCAGTACGCGCAGGCGGCTCACACCACCATCCGGGAACACGTTCAGGCGGATGTGGGTGATCGGGCCCAATGCCTTGATCTGCTCGGCGAAGGTGTGTTCGGCGTGCATTTCCAGTTTCTGCGCCGGCAGCAATTCGCGCCAGAACAACGATTGGGTTTCGATCTGGCTGTCGGTGCCGCCCTTCACGAAGGCGCCCTGGATCGAGCAAGTGTCCGGGTAGTTGCCCTTGAAGTGCAGGGTGTCGACGATGACTTTTTCAATCTCGCCGGCATGACCCAGCGCGACGATCACCCAGTCATTGCCTGGCGTGCGACGACGTGCGGTTTCCCAGCCGTCGCCCATGTTGATGCCACGGCCCGGGTTGAGGATGTTGCTCATGCGACCGAAGTGTTCGTCGGAGCAGGCGAGGGCGCGGCCACCGTTGAGGGCTGCGGCCAGGTCGATTTGCTCGTTGTCGCCCACAGCGGACCAGTCGCGGTGCGGCACGCCGTACACACGCAGACGGGCCACGCCGCCATCCGGGTAGATGTTGAAGCGCAGGTGACTGAACGCCTGATCGTTGTTGATTTCGTGGAAGTGGTGGCTGTTGCCTTGCAGTTCGACGGCGGACAGAACTTCAACCCACTGGGTGTTTTCGGTCGGCTCGCCTTCAGCCAGGAAGCAGGCTTCCAGGGAGGCCGACGGCGGGAAGTTGCCGGTGAAGAATGAAGTGTCGATGTCGACGCCTTTGATCGAGCCCGGTACGCCCAGGCGGATCACCGCGCTGTCGTAGCCTTCGAAGCGCTTGCGGCGCGACTCCCAGCCGTCCATCCACTTGCCGTTGTCATCGAACACGCCCTCCTTCCACACGGCCGGGGTCGGTTGGAACAGACGGTTGGCGTCTGCGAACCAGTCATCGGTGACCGAGATGATTTTGGTGCCCAAACGGGCATCGGCCAGGTTGACGAACTTCTCGAAAGGTACGGCGTAAGCTTTCATTCTTCTTGTCTGCCTTTAATAAGTTGGCTTGGGATGCTTGCGAGGCCCTGGGTGAATCAGCGTTCTTGAATCCACTCGGGCCAGGCTTGCTATAGGGTCAGTAATCGGAACAGGGCGATCTTGTTGATCTCTGCCAGCGCACATTTGAATTCGGTGTCGACCGAGTTGTGGATGCGCGTTTCGAACGCTGCGAGGATCTGATGCCGGTTGCTGCCTTTTACCGCCATGATGAAGGGAAACTTGAACTTGGCTTTGTAGGCGTCGTTCAGCTCGGTGAAGCGCTGGAACTCTTCGGCCGTGCATTGGTGAATACCGGCGCCAGCCTGTTCATGGGTGCTGGCTTCGGTTAGTTGGCCCTGGACGGCAGCTTTGCCGGCCAGGTCCGGGTGAGCGTTGATCAGGGCAAGCTGGCTTGCGTGATCGGCGCTCAACAGGATGTCGCTCATGCGCTGGTGCAGGGTTTCGATCTCGTCGATCGAAGCGTCCTGGCCCAGGTCAAAGGCCTTCTCGGCCACCCATGGCGAATGTTCGTAGATGTCGGCGAAAGCGGCGACGAACGCGTCACGGCTCAGGCTCGAAGGTTTGACGGTTTGAAAGGTGCTCATTTCGCAGCCCCTTGGTACGGGTGGGTTTCGTGCCAGTGACGAGCGATGTCGACGCGGCGGCTGAACCACACCTGTTCATGACTCTTAGCGTATTCGATAAAGCGCTTGAGCGATGCCAGACGCGCCGGACGGCCGATCAGGCGGCAGTGCAGGCCGATCGACAGCATCTTCGGTGCTTCGGCGCCTTCGGCGTACAGCACGTCGAACGCATCTTTGAGGTATTCGAAGAAGTCGTCGCCCTTGTTGAAACCCTGGACCTGGGTGAAGCGCATGTCATTGGTGTCCAGGGTATACGGGATCACCAGGTGCGGCTTGCCGGTCGGGTTGTTGGGTTCCCAGTAGGGCAGGTCGTCGTCGTAGGTGTCGCAGTCATAGAGAAAACCGCCTTCTTCCATCACCAACTTGCGGGTGTTGGGGCCGGTGCGACCGGTGTACCAGCCCAGCGGACGTTCACCGGTGATTTCGGTGAGGATGCGGATCGCTTCGAGCATGTGCTCGCGTTCCTGGGCTTCGTCCATGTACTGGTAGTCGATCCAGCGATAGCCGTGGCTGCAGATCTCGTGGCCGGCATCGACCATCGCGCGGATCACGTCCGGGTGGCGCTGGGCGGCCATGGCCACGGCGAAGATGGTCAGTGGAATGTCGAATTCCTTGAACAGCTTCAGAATCCGCCAGACACCGGCACGGCTGCCATACTCGTAAAGCGATTCCATGCTCATGTTGCGCGCGCCTTGCAGTGGCTGCGCCGAGACCATTTCGGAGAGGAAGGCTTCGGATTCTTTATCGCCGTGCAGGATGTTGCGCTCGCCGCCTTCTTCGTAATTGAGTACGAAAGACAAGGCAATGCGGGCGTTCCCCGGCCAATGTGGGTGAGGAGGGTTACTGCCGTAACCGATCAGGTCGCGTGGGTAGTCAGCGCTCACTGCAGTCTTCCTTCTTAATTCGGTGATGACGTTGGCGCGACGTGCCTGAACATTGAGTGCCAGGCTGGCGTCACAGCGATGGGCTGATTGTATACAACTTTATATTCACTTTGTAAGCCTGAATTTTTGCATTTTTCGCGAACTGTCATGAATTGATGATACTGCAAGAAACCTGCCTGACCGGTCAGCTAAATGGTAGAGGCTCCTCTGATCTTATGAGGTGGCGCAAATTCGCCGGAAATTCCCGACTGGCGGGCATCGAGGTAAATATGTCGTTTTTATTGTGTACAATTTTTTTGAAAAGTGTCTTAATCAATCGCTCGCCGCAGCGTTTCGTGCTCCGAACCGGTGCGGTCTCCTTTTTAACTGACTTCGGGAGGCGCGAGGTCTGACTGCTTGACGCAGGCAGGCGCGCAGAATCAATGGGACGTTTGACTACACACGTTTTGGACGCAGCACACGGTTGCCCGGGCAGCTCGATCAAGGTCGAGTTGTACCGCGTTGAAGGATCGCAGCTGGAATTGGTCGCCAGCGCGATAACCAACAGCGACGGTCGGGTCGATGCACCCCTGCTGCAAGGCGATGACTACCGTACCGGGGTCTATCAGGTTCAGTTCCATGCGGGCGATTACTACCGCGCCCGTGGCGTTGCGCTGCCGGAGCCGGCATTTCTGGATGTGGTGGTGCTGCGTTTTGGCATCTCTGCCGAGCAGGATCACTACCATGTGCCACTGCTGATTTCGCCCTATAGCTATTCCACGTACCGCGGCAGCTGATCCCCCAAGCAGCTGCCACAACCTGGAAGCGACTGCGCATATAGCTTCTTTGGTCTTTCGCCCGCTCACACTGCGGGCTTTTTTTCGTCTGGAGAAATGTTGCCTGTGCCGATGCCATCGCGGGCAAGCCCGCTCCCACAAGGAGTTGTGGCGCTCACATAACCCTGTGGGAGCGGGCTTGCCCGCGATGCTCTTAGCGGCTCAACAAAGATGCAGCGCCTGCACCACCAAACAACCCCGCACTCACCCGGTTAAACCAGCTCTGCCCCTTGCCGCTACGCAAATACCGCGCCGCACCATGCGCACCCAGCCCATAAGCCAACTTGCACAGCAGATCGAGCACGGTCCAGGTCGCAATCATCACCAGCAACTGCGGCAGGAACGGCTGCTCGGCGCTGAGGAACTGCGGCAGGAAGGCGGCAAAGAACAGAATGTCTTTCGGGTTGCTCGCGCCCAATACAAACGCGCGCCCGAACAGGGCACGAAAGCGCGGCACTGGCGCCGCCAGAGGCACTTCGGCGCCCACCGACGGCTGGCGCGATTGCTGCCAGCTCTGCCAGGCGAGGTAGAACAGATAGAGCGCGCCGACGATTTTCAGCGCGCTGAACAGTTGTTCCGACGCCAACAGCAAGGCGCCCAGGCCCAGCGCCGAGGCACTGAGCAAGCAAATCGAGGCAATGACACCGCCGAGAAACGCCGGGTAAGAACGGCGCAAACCGTAATTGAGACTGTTGCTGATCATCAGCAAAGACAGCGGCCCCGGGATCAGGATCACTACCAGCGCAGCGCCGCTGAACAGCAGCCAGGTTTCCAGACTCATCACTTTCCTCCAAATGTGCAAAAGCCCCACCCGGTGGGTGAGGCGGGTTGAAACGAGGACCGCTTACAAGAAGATGAACTTGGCGATGAAGATCGCGCAGAGCACCCACAAGCTGACGGAGATTTCCTTGTATTTACCGGTACCGGCCTTCAGCGCCACGTAGGTGATGAAACCCAGTGCGATGCCGTCGGCGACCGAGAAGGTCAGCGGCATCATGATCGCGGTGACGATCGCCGGAATGCTATCGGTAGCTTCGTCCCATTCGATGTGCTTCATGCCGCCCATCATCAGCATCGCCACATAAATCAGCGCGCCGGCGGTGGCATAGGCTGGGATCATCCCGGCCAGGGGGGCGAAGAACATCGCCGCGATAAACAGCACGCCGACGGTGACCGCCGTAAGGCCGGTGCGCCCACCCGCCGCAACACCCGCGGCGCTTTCCACATAGCTGGTAACCGGCGGAACACCCACAACCGCACCAAATACGCTGGACGCACTGTCAGCTTTCATCGCGCGGGAGAGGTTTTCGATCCGGCCGTCAGCGCCGACCAGGTTGGCGCGCTGGGCCACGCCCATCAGCGTGCCGGCGGTGTCGAACAT
It encodes the following:
- the uraH gene encoding hydroxyisourate hydrolase, with the protein product MGRLTTHVLDAAHGCPGSSIKVELYRVEGSQLELVASAITNSDGRVDAPLLQGDDYRTGVYQVQFHAGDYYRARGVALPEPAFLDVVVLRFGISAEQDHYHVPLLISPYSYSTYRGS
- the puuE gene encoding allantoinase PuuE translates to MSADYPRDLIGYGSNPPHPHWPGNARIALSFVLNYEEGGERNILHGDKESEAFLSEMVSAQPLQGARNMSMESLYEYGSRAGVWRILKLFKEFDIPLTIFAVAMAAQRHPDVIRAMVDAGHEICSHGYRWIDYQYMDEAQEREHMLEAIRILTEITGERPLGWYTGRTGPNTRKLVMEEGGFLYDCDTYDDDLPYWEPNNPTGKPHLVIPYTLDTNDMRFTQVQGFNKGDDFFEYLKDAFDVLYAEGAEAPKMLSIGLHCRLIGRPARLASLKRFIEYAKSHEQVWFSRRVDIARHWHETHPYQGAAK
- a CDS encoding LysE family translocator, with amino-acid sequence MSLETWLLFSGAALVVILIPGPLSLLMISNSLNYGLRRSYPAFLGGVIASICLLSASALGLGALLLASEQLFSALKIVGALYLFYLAWQSWQQSRQPSVGAEVPLAAPVPRFRALFGRAFVLGASNPKDILFFAAFLPQFLSAEQPFLPQLLVMIATWTVLDLLCKLAYGLGAHGAARYLRSGKGQSWFNRVSAGLFGGAGAASLLSR
- a CDS encoding urate hydroxylase PuuD, with amino-acid sequence MEAHLLEWLNLSVRWVHMITGVAWIGASFYFVWLENNLNRVNPKSGLAGDLWAIHGGGIYHLEKYKLAPPTMPDNLHWFKWEAYFTWMSGIALLCVVFYSNPTLYLLAPGSALSGPEGVLLGIGSLFVGWFVYSFLCDSALGKRPALLGFILFVLIIGAAYGFSKVFSGRGAYLHVGAIIGTIMVGNVFRIIMPAQRALVAAIAENRTPDPALPAKGLLRSRHNNYFTLPVLFIMISNHFPSTYGSQYNWLILAGIAVLAVLVRHYFNTRHDSHKFAWTLPVAAVGMISLAYVTGPAPMTSPDVAKAPAKIEYQPLPETALGGGLKPAETKPAEAPTAAPAQASNAGPGFDKVHSVIQERCAVCHSAKPTSPLFSAAPAGVMFDTPEQIRQNAARIQAQAVTSQIMPLGNITQMTQQERDLIGAWIVQGAPTN
- a CDS encoding ureidoglycolate lyase, producing the protein MRTLTIEPLTKEAFAPFGDVIETDGSDHFMINNGSTMRFHKLATVETAKPEDNAIISIFRADAQDMPLTVSMLERHPLGSQAFIPLLGNPFLIVVAPLGDEPVSGLVRAFVTNGRQGINYHRGVWHHPVLTIEKRDDFLVVDRSGTGNNCDEHFFKEDERLILAPHQ
- the alc gene encoding allantoicase, which gives rise to MKAYAVPFEKFVNLADARLGTKIISVTDDWFADANRLFQPTPAVWKEGVFDDNGKWMDGWESRRKRFEGYDSAVIRLGVPGSIKGVDIDTSFFTGNFPPSASLEACFLAEGEPTENTQWVEVLSAVELQGNSHHFHEINNDQAFSHLRFNIYPDGGVARLRVYGVPHRDWSAVGDNEQIDLAAALNGGRALACSDEHFGRMSNILNPGRGINMGDGWETARRRTPGNDWVIVALGHAGEIEKVIVDTLHFKGNYPDTCSIQGAFVKGGTDSQIETQSLFWRELLPAQKLEMHAEHTFAEQIKALGPITHIRLNVFPDGGVSRLRVLGKVAK
- the uraD gene encoding 2-oxo-4-hydroxy-4-carboxy-5-ureidoimidazoline decarboxylase, whose translation is MSTFQTVKPSSLSRDAFVAAFADIYEHSPWVAEKAFDLGQDASIDEIETLHQRMSDILLSADHASQLALINAHPDLAGKAAVQGQLTEASTHEQAGAGIHQCTAEEFQRFTELNDAYKAKFKFPFIMAVKGSNRHQILAAFETRIHNSVDTEFKCALAEINKIALFRLLTL